One window of Magallana gigas chromosome 2, xbMagGiga1.1, whole genome shotgun sequence genomic DNA carries:
- the LOC136272943 gene encoding uncharacterized protein, with translation MDPTVLQQLQKMQTVLDSALKDLAALQQENRLLQQQQQIYELKQKSLKEDVQILKTLNQTSQQRIILLENSLHQVQSENQILRDDLNDLNVTSQTGFQELRLESQITNEIVRKIKLQDREITNKVSTSLRSQQLQMRYLSLSLLDMQNQTMAEIQQLTDTLDTTTAKFNASLSHIAASQGPHVAFTAGFSSCCTHTFAVGHPVKFNSVLYQVGGGYDISTGIFTTPRAGLYIIFSTIVAYRRESFWSRIVINGSEKAGMMAYNNANVDVFQPASNLIVQQLQVGDRVWIKLHYGQSLYSDISETTFSVVMINF, from the exons ATGGATCCAACTGTTCTACAACAGCTTCAAAAAATGCAAACTGTTTTGGATTCTGCATTGAAGGACTTAGCAGCTTTGCAACAGGAAAACCGATTACTTCAGCAACAGCAGCAAATCTATGAGCTCAAGCAAAAATCCCTAAAAGAAGATGTCCAAATCCTGAAAACCTTAAACCAAACTTCACAGCAGAGAATAATTCTTCTGGAAAATTCTCTCCACCAAGTACAAAGTGAAAACCAAATCTTGAGAGATGATCTAAATGATTTGAATGTCACCTCTCAAACAGGTTTCCAAGAATTGAGACTCGAGAGCCAAATAACCAATGAGATTGTTCGTAAAATAAAACTCCAAGATCGAGAGATTACAAATAAAGTGTCAACTAGTCTACGAAGTCAACAACTTCAGATGCGGTATTTATCATTGTCACTTCTGGACATGCAAAACCAAACAATGGCAGAGATTCAACAGCTCACAGACACCTTAGACACAACTACAGCAAAATTCAATGCTTCTCTTTCGCACATTGCAGCGAGTCAAG gACCCCATGTAGCTTTTACAGCAGGATTCAGTAGCTGCTGCACACATACATTTGCTGTTGGACACCCTGTTAAATTCAATTCAGTATTATACCAGGTGGGAGGAGGATATGATATTTCCACTGGAATCTTCACCACCCCTAGGGCTGGTCTCTATATCATTTTCAGTACAATTGTTGCATATCGCAGGGAGTCTTTCTGGTCAAGAATAGTTATCAATGGCAGTGAGAAGGCAGGAATGATGGCATATAATAATGCCAATGTTGATGTATTTCAGCCTGCCTCTAACCTCATTGTACAACAGCTACAGGTCGGGGACAGAGTGTGGATAAAGCTTCATTATGGTCAAAGTCTATACAGTGACATTTCAGAAACCACATTTTCTGTGGTCATgatcaacttttaa